The Metabacillus litoralis genome contains a region encoding:
- a CDS encoding MarR family winged helix-turn-helix transcriptional regulator, with the protein MTKEVNEYLQKHDLYSSQWSILYCLKTNGPMTQSDIWRYLNVEAPTVTRTLVKLEEGGWINRTSGNDKRERLVSLTEKALETLPTVEEDVKRFEKEMTLQLTDQEQDQLFTLLTKLGKTE; encoded by the coding sequence ATGACAAAGGAAGTTAATGAATATTTACAAAAGCATGATCTATACAGCTCACAATGGTCCATTCTGTACTGCCTTAAAACAAACGGTCCTATGACCCAAAGTGATATATGGCGATATTTAAACGTTGAAGCACCTACTGTAACAAGAACACTTGTTAAGCTCGAAGAAGGTGGCTGGATAAATCGAACTTCTGGAAATGACAAACGTGAACGACTTGTTTCTCTTACGGAAAAAGCACTGGAAACATTGCCTACTGTCGAAGAAGATGTAAAAAGATTTGAAAAAGAAATGACCTTACAGCTTACAGATCAGGAGCAAGATCAGTTATTTACCTTATTAACAAAACTCGGAAAAACAGAATAA
- a CDS encoding MFS transporter has product MNSQEKQPIWTQGFISIFLSNFFIFVAFYGLLTSLPIYVVDELGRSSVDAGLIITIFMLSAIIVRPFSGKLIQDFGKKKTLMISMILFTIFSFMYLWVENYALLLVLRFLHGIWFSIASTATGAIAADIVPLKRRGEGLGYFAMSMNLAVVCGPFISLTLLQYVSFSILFLVLASLITIGVLFTAFSKMAEVKKTDQVEKKRLQFSDLIDQKALPIALVGSLVAFTYSSVLSFISMYAKELNLIEAASYFFLVFAVAMIIARPFSGRLYDSKGPNVVIYPALALFMIGLLFLSIAHSAFMLLFAGAFIGLGYGTVVPCLQTLAIQATDHHRSSHATATFFTLFDTGIATGSFVLGIVVAQLGYETLYLFAGLFLILVIIMYKFVQSRKKATSPALEWKESSL; this is encoded by the coding sequence ATGAACTCTCAAGAAAAACAGCCAATTTGGACACAAGGCTTTATTAGTATCTTTTTAAGTAATTTTTTCATATTTGTTGCTTTTTATGGTCTGCTAACATCTTTACCAATCTATGTGGTTGATGAACTCGGCCGCTCAAGCGTTGATGCAGGTTTAATTATTACAATATTTATGTTATCTGCGATTATTGTGCGACCTTTTTCAGGAAAGCTGATTCAGGATTTCGGGAAGAAAAAAACATTGATGATCAGCATGATTCTTTTTACCATTTTTTCTTTTATGTATCTATGGGTTGAGAATTATGCCCTTTTATTAGTTTTACGATTTCTTCACGGGATTTGGTTTAGTATTGCCTCTACAGCAACGGGTGCAATTGCTGCAGACATTGTACCCCTGAAAAGACGTGGTGAAGGACTTGGATATTTTGCCATGTCAATGAACCTTGCCGTTGTGTGTGGTCCGTTCATTTCACTTACTCTTTTACAATATGTATCTTTTTCAATTCTATTTCTTGTTCTAGCTTCATTAATTACAATCGGTGTGTTATTTACGGCATTTAGTAAAATGGCGGAGGTTAAGAAAACAGATCAAGTTGAAAAGAAACGCCTGCAATTCAGCGATTTAATTGATCAAAAGGCCCTTCCAATTGCACTTGTAGGAAGCTTAGTTGCATTTACGTATTCTAGTGTTCTTTCATTTATATCAATGTATGCCAAAGAATTAAATTTAATAGAAGCAGCAAGTTACTTTTTCCTTGTATTTGCCGTAGCTATGATTATTGCAAGACCATTCAGTGGTCGTTTGTATGATTCAAAGGGGCCAAATGTTGTGATATACCCTGCTTTGGCTTTATTTATGATCGGTTTATTGTTTTTAAGTATTGCGCACAGCGCCTTTATGCTGCTTTTTGCCGGAGCATTTATTGGCTTAGGTTACGGAACTGTTGTGCCTTGCCTCCAAACACTGGCTATTCAAGCAACAGATCATCATCGCAGCAGCCATGCAACAGCAACATTTTTCACACTTTTTGATACCGGAATTGCGACCGGTTCATTCGTTTTAGGAATCGTGGTTGCTCAATTAGGCTATGAAACATTGTATCTTTTTGCCGGCTTGTTTTTAATACTTGTTATTATCATGTATAAGTTCGTGCAAAGTAGAAAGAAAGCCACTTCACCTGCTCTGGAGTGGAAGGAATCAAGCTTATAA
- a CDS encoding aldo/keto reductase has translation MKYRQLGDTDLKISELSFGTWAIGGSWGKSDDQEALGGLERAMDAGVNFFDTADVYGDGHSEELLAKATKGKEDKIHIATKFCRAGDIFDPETYSEKAVTEYCEASLKRLQRDTIDLYQIHCAPFEILKSGQVFEVLDKLQQQGKIRHYGVSVETVEEGLFCLDQANVKALQVIFNIFRQKAIPELLPQAKEKGVGLLARVPLASGLLTGKFTNQAKFEEDDHRNFNKDGEHFNVGETFAGVEFSKGVELSQQLEWISEGRGNMARAALRWILDHEEITTVIPGFKTVKQVEDNLQATEVPSFSAAELKKLSEFYQDRIHPNVRGVY, from the coding sequence ATGAAATATCGTCAGCTAGGGGATACAGACCTTAAAATTAGTGAATTAAGCTTTGGGACATGGGCTATTGGTGGATCGTGGGGTAAATCAGATGACCAGGAAGCATTAGGAGGTCTAGAGCGTGCAATGGATGCCGGCGTTAACTTCTTTGATACAGCTGATGTATACGGTGATGGACATAGTGAGGAATTACTTGCTAAAGCTACAAAAGGAAAAGAAGATAAAATTCATATTGCGACAAAGTTCTGCCGTGCAGGTGATATTTTTGATCCTGAAACCTATTCTGAAAAAGCTGTTACTGAATATTGTGAGGCAAGCTTAAAGCGTCTTCAACGTGACACAATTGATCTTTATCAAATTCATTGTGCCCCTTTTGAAATCTTAAAAAGTGGACAGGTTTTTGAAGTATTAGATAAGCTTCAACAACAAGGAAAAATCCGTCACTATGGTGTGAGTGTAGAAACAGTGGAGGAAGGATTATTTTGTTTAGATCAAGCAAATGTGAAGGCGCTACAAGTTATTTTTAATATCTTCCGTCAAAAAGCTATCCCTGAATTGCTTCCACAAGCAAAGGAAAAAGGTGTAGGCTTATTAGCTCGTGTACCTTTAGCAAGTGGATTATTAACGGGTAAATTCACAAATCAAGCTAAATTTGAGGAAGACGATCACCGCAATTTCAATAAAGACGGCGAACACTTCAATGTCGGTGAAACCTTTGCCGGTGTAGAGTTCTCAAAAGGTGTTGAGCTAAGTCAACAGCTGGAATGGATTTCAGAAGGCCGTGGCAATATGGCAAGAGCAGCACTTCGCTGGATTCTTGATCATGAAGAAATCACAACTGTTATCCCTGGCTTTAAAACGGTAAAGCAAGTGGAAGATAATTTACAAGCAACAGAAGTGCCTTCATTTAGTGCGGCGGAGCTGAAGAAGCTTTCTGAGTTTTATCAAGATCGCATTCATCCGAATGTTCGTGGGGTTTATTAA
- a CDS encoding DinB family protein: protein MTQKSALISGWMSHRKVLLEIVEKLEDQHISYKPWEGAMALSELVLHITSAMGMFAQTVKNGAFTPPAAQPEVKTVNELKETVQKETEETKSLLESLTDDQLDQIIEFAGMNMPGIALLESGKDHEIHHKGQLFTYARLVGVEELPFFINRS from the coding sequence ATGACACAAAAAAGTGCATTAATCAGCGGCTGGATGAGTCACCGAAAAGTCCTGCTTGAAATCGTGGAAAAATTAGAAGATCAACATATTTCTTACAAACCATGGGAAGGGGCTATGGCACTTTCTGAACTTGTTTTACATATAACAAGTGCAATGGGCATGTTTGCTCAAACTGTAAAGAACGGTGCTTTTACACCACCGGCTGCACAGCCAGAGGTTAAAACGGTGAATGAATTAAAAGAGACTGTCCAGAAGGAAACTGAGGAAACAAAGTCTCTTTTAGAGTCTCTTACAGATGATCAACTTGATCAAATCATTGAATTTGCTGGGATGAATATGCCTGGAATCGCTTTGCTTGAAAGTGGAAAAGACCATGAAATTCACCACAAAGGTCAATTATTTACATATGCTCGATTAGTAGGGGTAGAGGAGCTACCATTCTTTATTAATCGCTCATAA
- a CDS encoding uroporphyrinogen-III synthase: MKRLTGKTIALAGQRKSEELSKLVENLGGVALIRPAQGTVFLDDTNVEKEIKALIEGNFNWLIFTTGIGTDKLYQTAVNMGLGDQFIEALNSAKIAARGYKTVNVLKKLGIQPDVRDDDGSTAGLVRELRAHSFSGLSVALQLHGDPAPLLIDFLKEQGAEYREILPYQHIPPKPEVMEQLVSEILEGKIDAVNFTSTPQARFLMAHAKEKGVEKEVLHAFSTNVIAVSVGKVTAQALREVGITRMVVPEEERMGSAIIALVNYYKQEEENK; the protein is encoded by the coding sequence ATGAAACGATTAACTGGCAAAACGATTGCTCTTGCAGGTCAGCGTAAATCAGAAGAACTTAGTAAGCTAGTAGAAAACCTTGGTGGCGTTGCACTAATTCGACCAGCACAGGGAACAGTTTTTTTAGATGATACAAATGTTGAAAAAGAAATAAAGGCCTTAATAGAAGGGAATTTTAACTGGTTGATTTTCACTACGGGAATTGGAACAGACAAGCTCTATCAAACTGCAGTGAACATGGGGTTAGGTGACCAATTTATTGAGGCATTAAATAGTGCGAAAATTGCGGCAAGAGGCTATAAAACGGTGAATGTTCTTAAAAAGCTTGGAATACAACCAGATGTCAGGGATGATGATGGAAGTACAGCTGGTTTAGTGAGAGAGTTGAGAGCACATTCATTTTCAGGGTTAAGTGTTGCTCTTCAGCTACATGGTGATCCGGCACCGTTATTAATTGACTTTTTAAAGGAGCAGGGTGCAGAATATCGTGAAATTTTACCTTATCAGCATATCCCGCCAAAGCCAGAGGTCATGGAGCAGCTTGTAAGTGAAATACTTGAAGGAAAAATAGATGCTGTTAACTTTACAAGTACTCCTCAAGCAAGATTTTTAATGGCTCATGCCAAGGAAAAAGGTGTAGAAAAGGAAGTTTTACATGCATTTTCTACGAATGTGATAGCAGTATCTGTTGGGAAAGTAACCGCTCAAGCATTGCGTGAGGTTGGCATTACAAGAATGGTTGTTCCTGAGGAAGAAAGAATGGGAAGTGCAATCATTGCACTTGTAAACTATTATAAGCAAGAAGAAGAGAATAAGTAA
- the purU gene encoding formyltetrahydrofolate deformylase — translation MNAFIKNQIEHFQEKNQNRGRLLVSCPDQPGIVSAISTFLFEHNANIIESSQYSTNPEGGTFFIRIEFECPNLKDKAQKMEVQFNQIAEKFSMDWNFTHVYNLKKVAIFVSKELHCLLELLWEWQSGDLMADISLVVSNHEEAREVVESLNIPFYHIPANKDIREQVEDQQLQLLKEHDIDLIILARYMQILTPKFVSANPNKIINIHHSFLPAFVGARPYERAYGRGVKLIGATSHYVTNDLDEGPIIEQDISRVDHRDNVDSLKKIGRNVERSVLARAVKWHLEDRILVHENKTIVF, via the coding sequence ATGAATGCATTTATAAAAAATCAAATTGAACATTTTCAGGAAAAAAATCAAAATCGTGGACGTTTATTAGTTAGCTGTCCGGACCAACCTGGTATTGTCTCAGCAATATCAACATTTTTATTTGAGCATAATGCTAATATTATTGAATCAAGTCAGTACTCTACAAATCCTGAGGGCGGTACTTTTTTCATTCGAATTGAATTTGAATGTCCAAACTTAAAAGATAAAGCACAAAAGATGGAGGTCCAGTTTAATCAAATTGCAGAGAAATTTTCAATGGACTGGAACTTCACGCATGTATATAATTTGAAAAAAGTGGCGATTTTCGTCTCAAAAGAATTGCACTGCTTACTTGAGCTTCTATGGGAATGGCAAAGCGGCGACTTAATGGCAGATATCTCGCTTGTCGTTAGTAATCATGAAGAAGCAAGGGAAGTCGTTGAATCACTAAATATTCCCTTCTATCATATTCCTGCCAACAAGGATATTCGTGAGCAAGTAGAAGATCAACAACTTCAGCTTCTAAAAGAGCATGATATTGATTTAATTATTTTGGCGCGTTATATGCAAATTTTAACGCCGAAGTTTGTATCTGCAAATCCAAACAAAATTATCAATATCCACCATTCCTTCTTACCAGCCTTCGTTGGTGCAAGACCATATGAAAGAGCATATGGACGTGGAGTGAAATTAATTGGAGCAACGTCCCATTATGTAACAAATGATCTTGATGAAGGTCCAATTATTGAGCAAGACATTAGCCGTGTGGATCATCGTGATAATGTTGATAGCTTGAAAAAAATTGGTCGTAATGTTGAACGAAGTGTGTTAGCAAGAGCAGTAAAATGGCATCTTGAAGACCGTATTCTTGTTCACGAAAATAAAACAATCGTCTTCTAA
- a CDS encoding threonine/serine exporter family protein — protein MIEQLITSFIASAAFGIIFNAPVQALFRCGFAGMVGWMIYIGLFEYSNDSVFASLIASFVIAIISQYYAKKHKTPVIIFNVSGIIPLVPGGLAYDAMRQVVENDYNAAIPLAAKAFMISGAIAIGLVLSEVMNQIIRKAKQKRNHEFTKS, from the coding sequence TTGATTGAACAGCTTATAACAAGCTTTATCGCATCTGCAGCATTCGGAATCATCTTTAATGCACCTGTTCAGGCATTATTTCGATGTGGTTTCGCTGGAATGGTTGGCTGGATGATTTATATCGGGTTGTTTGAGTATTCTAATGACAGTGTTTTTGCTTCTTTAATTGCCTCTTTTGTTATTGCAATTATTAGTCAATACTATGCAAAGAAGCATAAAACGCCTGTGATTATATTTAACGTGTCCGGAATTATTCCGTTAGTGCCGGGAGGACTAGCGTATGATGCGATGAGGCAAGTGGTGGAAAATGACTATAATGCTGCGATACCACTTGCAGCAAAGGCCTTTATGATTTCTGGTGCAATTGCAATAGGATTGGTTTTATCAGAGGTGATGAATCAGATCATTCGAAAGGCAAAGCAGAAGCGAAATCATGAATTTACGAAGTCATAA
- a CDS encoding threonine/serine exporter family protein, translated as MSVDQNQTFDIIDVCLLAGKIMLRSGAETYRVEDTMMRIAAAYGIKETHSYVTPTGIIFSVSSKTPTQLVRIVDRSTDLQKVAKVNGVSRQISNGELSVEEAYAHLKEIELDAHAYPIWVQIGAASIASGCFLIMFQGGWTDFLPAVIAGGIGFSSLIYLHRLVEIKFFAEFLASLIIGLLSVLFVTLNIGAELDKIIIGSVMPLVPGLLITNAVRDLMAGHLVSGISKGAEAFLTAFAIGAGVAVVFSFY; from the coding sequence GTGAGTGTTGACCAAAACCAAACCTTTGATATTATTGATGTTTGTTTGTTAGCTGGGAAAATTATGCTTCGTAGTGGGGCTGAGACGTATAGGGTAGAAGATACAATGATGAGAATAGCGGCAGCTTATGGGATAAAGGAGACTCATAGCTATGTCACGCCAACAGGAATCATTTTTTCTGTAAGCAGTAAAACCCCAACACAGCTTGTAAGAATAGTTGATCGTTCTACAGATTTGCAAAAGGTTGCAAAAGTAAATGGTGTTTCGAGACAAATAAGCAACGGGGAATTATCGGTTGAAGAGGCATATGCTCATTTAAAGGAAATTGAACTAGATGCTCACGCCTACCCGATTTGGGTACAAATTGGGGCAGCTTCGATCGCAAGTGGTTGCTTTTTAATTATGTTTCAAGGTGGCTGGACGGATTTTCTTCCAGCAGTTATTGCGGGCGGAATCGGATTTTCAAGCTTAATCTATCTTCATCGATTAGTCGAAATAAAGTTCTTTGCTGAATTTTTAGCATCACTTATCATCGGTCTACTATCTGTTTTATTTGTCACGCTTAATATTGGTGCTGAGCTGGATAAAATTATTATCGGTTCTGTTATGCCGTTAGTACCTGGTTTGCTCATTACAAACGCAGTGAGAGACCTTATGGCAGGTCATTTAGTATCCGGAATATCAAAGGGAGCAGAAGCCTTTTTAACCGCATTTGCCATCGGAGCAGGTGTTGCGGTTGTTTTCTCGTTTTATTAA